The Mercurialis annua linkage group LG2, ddMerAnnu1.2, whole genome shotgun sequence genome contains a region encoding:
- the LOC126669255 gene encoding serine/threonine-protein phosphatase PP2A-2 catalytic subunit produces the protein MSSESNAGHGNLDEQISQLMQCKPLSEQEVRALCDKAKEILMEESNVQPVKSPVTICGDIHGQFHDLAELFRIGGKCPDTNYLFMGDYVDRGYYSVETVTLLVALKVRYSQRITILRGNHESRQITQVYGFYDECLRKYGNANVWKIFTDLFDYFPLTALVESEIFCLHGGLSPSIETLDNIRNFDRVQEVPHEGPMCDLLWSDPDDRCGWGISPRGAGYTFGQDISEQFNHTNNLKLIARAHQLVMEGYNWGHEQKVVTIFSAPNYCYRCGNMASILEVDDCKGHTFIQFEPAPRRGEPDVTRRTPDYFL, from the exons ATGAGCTCGGAATCGAATGCAGGGCATGGGAATCTTGACGAACAGATTAGTCAGCTCATGCAGTGCAAACCTTTGTCTGAGCAAGAG GTAAGGGCATTGTGTGACAAGGCTAAGGAGATTTTGATGGAAGAAAGCAATGTTCAg CCTGTTAAAAGCCCTGTTACAATCTGTGGTGATATCCATGGTCAATTCCATGATCTTGCTGAACTTTTTCGAATTGGAGGAAAG TGTCCAGATACAAATTACTTGTTCATGGGAGATTATGTTGACCGTGGCTATTACTCAGTTGAAACCGTAACT ctTTTAGTAGCATTGAAGGTACGCTATTCTCAACGTATTACTATCCTTAGGGGAAACCACGAAAGTCGTCAG ATTACACAAGTTTATGGGTTTTATGATGAGTGCCTACGCAA GTATGGCAATGCTAACGTTTGGAAGATCTTTACAGATTTATTTGACTATTTTCCACTGACAGCATTG GTTGAATCAGAAATATTTTGTCTCCATGGTGGATTATCCCCTTCCATTGAGACTTTGGATAACATTcgtaactttgatcgtgttcaaGAAGTTCCTCACGAGGGTCCCATGTGTGATCTTTTATGGTCCGACCCGGATGATCGCTGTGGTTGGGGCATCTCACCAAGAGGTGCTGGATATACCTTTGGCCAG GATATATCCGAGCAATTTAATCATACAAACAACTTGAAGCTGATTGCTAGAGCTCACCAGCTGGTTATGGAAGGATATAACTGGGGACAT GAGCAAAAGGTTGTTACCATTTTTAGTGCGCCTAATTATTGTTACCGGTGTGGAAACATGGCATCCATATTGGAGGTTGATGACTGCAAGGGACACACGTTTATTCAG TTTGAGCCTGCTCCTAGGAGGGGAGAGCCAGATGTGACTCGAAGAACACCTGACTACTTCCTGTGA